Proteins encoded together in one Synechococcus sp. BL107 window:
- a CDS encoding nucleoside triphosphate pyrophosphatase translates to MLLLASASPARRRLLEQAAIPHRVRVSGVDESTIDARDPSALVQQLAFAKASAVQSCLEPSVDAEITAVLGCDSVFVFEGEVFGKPVDAKEAINRWQRMAGHSGELLTGHCLIAEEQETVMACISTAVHFAELGLSEIEAYVASGEPLHCAGGFALEGRGGLFIRGLNGCYSNVIGLSLPWLRDVLPLTTEGLVLSSQ, encoded by the coding sequence GTGCTCCTCCTCGCCTCAGCATCTCCAGCCCGTCGCCGTCTGCTGGAGCAGGCGGCGATCCCCCATCGTGTTCGGGTTAGCGGTGTTGATGAGAGCACGATTGATGCTCGAGACCCAAGCGCACTCGTGCAACAGCTCGCGTTTGCCAAGGCTTCAGCTGTTCAGAGTTGTCTGGAACCCTCTGTCGATGCCGAGATCACAGCTGTGCTCGGATGCGATTCGGTGTTTGTTTTCGAGGGTGAGGTATTTGGAAAGCCAGTCGATGCCAAGGAGGCGATCAATCGCTGGCAACGTATGGCTGGCCATAGCGGCGAGTTGCTGACGGGTCACTGCCTGATCGCAGAGGAGCAGGAGACGGTGATGGCTTGCATCAGCACCGCGGTGCATTTTGCGGAGCTTGGTTTGAGCGAAATTGAAGCCTATGTGGCGAGTGGGGAACCGCTTCATTGTGCGGGAGGGTTTGCCCTGGAGGGTCGCGGTGGGTTGTTCATTCGTGGATTAAATGGTTGTTATTCGAATGTGATTGGCTTAAGCCTTCCTTGGTTGCGAGATGTGTTGCCTTTGACGACTGAAGGGTTGGTTCTTTCGAGCCAGTGA
- a CDS encoding cobyric acid synthase: MQRPLMVLGTSSGAGKTLMTAALCRVLKRQGEQPLPFKGQNMSNNAWVDGAGGEMAYSQAMQAWAAGLEPCCAMNPVLLKPKGDSTSEVIHSGQSVGTARAEHYYRDWFRPGWQAIRSGLTELQQQWPEGRLVLEGAGSPVEVNLQRRDLTNLRLAQYLRANCLLVADIERGGVFAQIVGTLALLRPVERPLIKGILINRFRGRRELFDQGRVWLEDNTGVPVLGVMPWLNELFPPEDSLDLLERKPSRGATDLDIAVLRLPSLSNFSDLDPLETEATVQLRWVAPGEDLGVPDAVVIPGSKQTLRDLSAMRSSGLAEALQSYSSGGGHVFGICGGMQMLGQELEDPQGLEGGGPSSETGLGLLPLHTIFTDNKALRQRSSAALWPEGNSPLQLEGFELHYGRTTASAPCEPLCDGEGLGWAKHFGEDGGLVAGTYLHGVFENGPWRRRWLNQLRAAKGLPPLTEQQPHHSRQREALLDRLADAFEEHINLEPLLR, translated from the coding sequence ATGCAGCGCCCACTGATGGTGCTCGGCACCTCCAGTGGTGCCGGCAAAACACTGATGACGGCAGCCCTCTGCCGGGTGCTGAAACGTCAGGGAGAGCAACCCCTGCCTTTCAAGGGTCAGAACATGAGTAACAACGCCTGGGTGGATGGCGCGGGAGGCGAGATGGCCTACTCCCAAGCGATGCAGGCCTGGGCCGCTGGTCTTGAACCCTGCTGCGCCATGAACCCTGTGCTGCTCAAGCCGAAGGGCGACAGCACGAGCGAGGTCATCCATTCAGGCCAAAGCGTCGGCACCGCCCGTGCCGAGCATTACTACCGCGATTGGTTTCGTCCAGGCTGGCAAGCCATTCGCAGCGGATTAACCGAGCTGCAACAGCAATGGCCTGAAGGACGTTTGGTTCTAGAAGGGGCCGGCAGCCCTGTGGAGGTGAACCTGCAACGGCGTGACCTCACCAACCTCAGGTTGGCGCAATACCTTCGGGCCAACTGTCTGCTCGTCGCCGACATCGAGCGGGGCGGCGTCTTTGCCCAAATTGTTGGCACCCTCGCCTTGCTTCGCCCCGTGGAACGACCGCTGATCAAAGGAATCTTGATCAACCGTTTCCGCGGCCGCCGTGAATTATTTGATCAGGGGAGAGTCTGGCTGGAAGACAACACCGGAGTGCCAGTGCTGGGAGTGATGCCCTGGCTGAATGAGTTGTTCCCCCCCGAAGACTCCCTCGACTTACTCGAGCGAAAGCCCAGCCGTGGTGCCACCGACCTGGACATCGCCGTGTTGCGATTGCCGTCGTTGAGCAACTTCTCCGATCTCGATCCTCTGGAAACGGAAGCCACAGTGCAGCTGCGATGGGTTGCTCCAGGGGAGGATCTTGGCGTGCCCGATGCCGTCGTGATTCCGGGCAGCAAGCAAACCCTGCGCGACTTGTCCGCCATGCGCAGCAGTGGACTTGCAGAAGCGCTGCAGTCCTACAGCTCAGGGGGAGGCCATGTGTTCGGCATTTGCGGTGGCATGCAGATGCTTGGCCAAGAGCTCGAGGATCCTCAGGGCCTTGAAGGTGGCGGCCCCTCTAGCGAAACCGGACTCGGCCTCCTTCCGCTTCACACCATCTTCACGGACAACAAAGCACTGCGGCAGCGCAGCAGTGCAGCTCTCTGGCCCGAAGGAAACTCACCCCTTCAGCTGGAGGGCTTTGAGCTGCACTACGGCCGCACCACAGCATCTGCCCCCTGCGAACCGTTGTGCGATGGGGAAGGACTGGGCTGGGCCAAACACTTCGGAGAGGATGGTGGCCTGGTGGCAGGCACCTATTTGCATGGAGTGTTTGAGAACGGTCCCTGGCGGCGACGCTGGCTGAAC
- a CDS encoding Npun_F0494 family protein, producing the protein MRCLPFSEAVYRGLQEQGLDAGQLLNNPSTYQRKGSWYHNSDALENDLLWLICVGVLRREVDGQGLTSRFRLTPLGRQLLDDTPDLLHLPVSWTEALQHWLRRRMS; encoded by the coding sequence ATGCGCTGCCTGCCGTTTTCTGAAGCTGTTTATCGAGGCCTTCAGGAACAAGGCCTCGATGCGGGCCAACTCCTGAATAATCCCAGCACGTATCAACGCAAGGGGAGTTGGTATCACAACAGTGATGCACTCGAGAACGATCTGCTTTGGCTGATTTGCGTGGGAGTCCTGCGCCGGGAAGTGGATGGCCAAGGCCTCACCAGCAGGTTCCGCCTAACCCCACTCGGCCGCCAACTGCTCGACGACACCCCAGACCTGCTGCACCTGCCGGTGTCTTGGACCGAGGCACTTCAACACTGGCTTCGGCGCAGGATGTCTTGA
- a CDS encoding DUF4079 domain-containing protein, translating to MESISPHDWLSLVHPVLMILFVYPVFGATVRLGILAREKRLDLNPIADTVPIEHAQHAAWAVGGILVAIPIALSVSLLKTTSPFTLVLVAGVVLFSYSKVLKTKLIGQRLAWAATSWIGLLLLGLQPAVERLSDQPWTVLFWQSHFWMGMALIALLLATTAMQPSIGRNMQIRRLHISANVIVALLLFMQAVSGARNLLLR from the coding sequence ATGGAATCCATAAGCCCCCACGACTGGCTGAGCTTGGTTCATCCGGTGTTGATGATTCTGTTCGTCTACCCCGTATTCGGGGCCACGGTGCGTCTCGGAATCCTTGCCCGCGAAAAACGCCTAGATCTCAACCCCATCGCCGACACGGTGCCGATTGAACATGCCCAACATGCGGCCTGGGCCGTGGGAGGGATTCTTGTTGCCATCCCGATCGCCCTGAGCGTCAGCCTGCTCAAAACCACATCTCCATTCACGCTGGTGTTGGTCGCTGGGGTGGTGCTGTTCAGCTACAGCAAAGTTTTAAAGACAAAGCTGATTGGGCAACGCCTGGCCTGGGCCGCCACCAGCTGGATCGGACTCTTACTACTCGGACTCCAACCAGCAGTGGAGCGACTGAGCGATCAGCCATGGACCGTGTTGTTCTGGCAATCCCACTTTTGGATGGGCATGGCTCTCATCGCGCTGCTGCTTGCAACGACAGCAATGCAACCCAGCATTGGCCGCAACATGCAAATCAGGCGCCTGCATATCAGCGCCAATGTGATCGTTGCACTTCTTCTTTTCATGCAAGCTGTGTCTGGAGCCAGGAATTTATTGCTGCGCTAG